One stretch of Streptomyces sp. R21 DNA includes these proteins:
- the coaA gene encoding type I pantothenate kinase encodes MISPVSSPPRSAHRPKPEATPYVDLTRAEWSALRDKTPLPLTAEEVEKLRGLGDVIDLDEVRDIYLPLSRLLNLYVGATDGLRGALNTFLGEKGSQSGTPFVIGVAGSVAVGKSTVARLLQALLSRWPEHPRVERVTTDGFLLPTKELQARGLMSRKGFPESYDRRALTRFVADIKAGKDEVTAPVYSHLIYDIVPDQRLTVRRPDILIVEGINVLQPALPGKDGRTRVGLADYFDFSVYVDARTEDIERWYLNRFRRLRETAFQNPSSYFRKYTQVSEEEALDYARTTWRTINKVNLLENVAPTRGRAALVVRKGPDHKVQRLSLRKL; translated from the coding sequence GTGATCTCTCCGGTCTCCTCGCCGCCGCGGAGCGCCCACCGGCCCAAGCCGGAGGCGACTCCTTACGTCGACCTCACCCGTGCCGAGTGGAGTGCGCTGCGTGACAAGACGCCGCTCCCGCTGACCGCCGAGGAGGTGGAGAAGCTGCGCGGCCTGGGCGATGTCATCGACCTGGACGAGGTGCGGGACATCTACCTCCCGCTGTCCAGACTTCTCAATCTGTACGTCGGCGCCACCGACGGCCTGCGCGGCGCCCTCAACACCTTCCTCGGCGAGAAGGGCTCCCAGTCGGGCACCCCCTTCGTCATAGGAGTCGCGGGCTCGGTCGCGGTCGGCAAGTCCACCGTGGCCCGCCTCCTCCAGGCGCTCCTCTCCCGCTGGCCCGAGCACCCGCGCGTCGAGCGGGTCACCACGGACGGCTTCCTGCTGCCCACCAAGGAGCTTCAGGCGCGCGGTCTGATGTCGCGCAAGGGCTTCCCGGAGTCGTACGACCGCCGGGCGCTCACCCGTTTCGTCGCGGACATCAAGGCGGGCAAGGACGAGGTGACGGCGCCCGTCTACTCGCACCTGATCTACGACATCGTCCCCGACCAGCGGCTCACGGTGCGCCGCCCCGACATCCTCATCGTCGAGGGCATCAACGTACTGCAGCCCGCCCTGCCCGGCAAGGACGGCCGCACCCGCGTCGGTCTCGCCGACTACTTCGACTTCAGCGTGTACGTCGACGCCCGCACCGAGGACATCGAGCGCTGGTACCTGAACCGTTTCCGCAGGCTGCGCGAGACGGCCTTCCAGAACCCCTCCTCGTACTTCCGCAAGTACACCCAGGTCTCCGAGGAGGAGGCGCTCGACTACGCCCGTACGACCTGGCGGACCATCAACAAGGTGAACCTGCTGGAGAACGTGGCCCCCACGCGCGGCCGCGCCGCCCTCGTCGTACGCAAGGGACCGGACCACAAGGTGCAGCGGCTGAGCCTGCGCAAACTCTGA
- a CDS encoding DUF389 domain-containing protein — translation MLHLRLITPADRTDDVVRLIEKTVGTTHLVVMPGAARNPVGDVVMCDVAREAGDELIGGLRGLDLDKTGSIAVENIDLSLSRRADKAEEEAPGEGADAVLWEQLRDATHEESTLNVTYIAFLTVATMLAACGVMLDNAILIVGAMAVGPEFGPLAGISTALVQRAPQLVWRSLWALLAGFAVAMVLTAGFSWLLDAFGLFERSMVEAPRPNTAFIWKPDWMSFVVAFLAGIAGTLSLTSAKSGALIGVAISVTTVPAAANAAVAFSYTDYSQMWGSSKQLLFNLLGIVIAGTLTLLAQKWFWARQRRGPVGGIG, via the coding sequence ATGCTGCATCTGCGCCTGATCACCCCGGCCGACAGGACCGACGACGTGGTCCGCCTGATCGAGAAGACGGTCGGCACCACGCATCTCGTCGTGATGCCGGGCGCCGCCCGCAACCCCGTCGGGGACGTGGTGATGTGCGATGTCGCGCGCGAGGCGGGCGACGAACTCATCGGCGGCCTACGGGGGTTGGACCTCGACAAGACGGGCTCGATCGCGGTCGAGAACATCGACCTGTCGCTGTCGAGGCGCGCCGACAAGGCCGAGGAGGAGGCGCCGGGCGAGGGCGCGGACGCGGTGCTGTGGGAGCAGCTGCGGGACGCGACGCACGAGGAGTCGACGCTCAACGTCACCTACATCGCGTTCCTCACCGTCGCCACGATGCTGGCGGCCTGTGGTGTGATGCTCGACAACGCGATCCTGATCGTGGGCGCGATGGCGGTGGGCCCGGAGTTCGGCCCGCTGGCCGGGATCTCCACGGCCCTTGTACAGCGCGCCCCGCAGCTGGTGTGGCGCTCGCTGTGGGCGCTGCTCGCCGGATTCGCGGTGGCGATGGTGCTGACGGCGGGCTTCAGTTGGCTGCTGGACGCCTTCGGGCTCTTCGAGAGGTCGATGGTGGAGGCGCCCCGGCCCAACACGGCCTTCATCTGGAAGCCCGACTGGATGTCCTTCGTGGTGGCGTTCCTCGCGGGCATCGCCGGGACGCTCTCGCTGACCTCCGCCAAGTCGGGCGCCCTGATCGGCGTCGCGATCTCGGTGACCACGGTCCCGGCGGCCGCGAACGCCGCGGTGGCCTTCAGCTACACGGACTACTCCCAGATGTGGGGCTCCAGCAAGCAGCTGTTGTTCAACCTGCTCGGCATCGTGATCGCCGGAACGCTCACGCTGCTCGCCCAGAAGTGGTTCTGGGCGAGGCAGCGCAGGGGCCCTGTCGGCGGGATCGGCTAG
- the glmM gene encoding phosphoglucosamine mutase: MGRLFGTDGVRGVANADLTAELALGLSVAAAHVLAEAGSFEGHRPVAVVGRDPRASGEFLEAAVVAGLASAGVDVLRVGVLPTPAVAYLTGALGADLGVMLSASHNAMPDNGIKFLARGGHKLDDELEERVEAVYDEHRTGAPWSRPTGAGVGRVKSYAEGFDQYVAHLIGVLPNRLDGLKIVLDEAHGAAARVSPEAFSRAGAEIITIGAEPNGLNINDGCGSTHLGLLKAAVVEHGADLGIAHDGDADRCLAVDHTGAEIDGDQIMAVLALAMRERSALRSDTVVATVMSNLGFKLAMEREGLNLIQTAVGDRYVLEEMKQHGYALGGEQSGHVIILDHATTGDGTLTGLMLAARVAQTGRTLQDLASVMERLPQVLVNVPDVDRSRVRTSAELAAAVADAERELGSTGRVLLRPSGTEPLVRVMVEAADIDQARSVAGRLADVVKSALG; encoded by the coding sequence GTGGGACGACTCTTCGGCACGGACGGCGTGCGCGGTGTCGCCAACGCGGATCTGACGGCCGAGCTGGCGCTCGGACTCTCCGTGGCGGCGGCACATGTACTCGCCGAGGCAGGCTCGTTCGAGGGCCACCGGCCGGTGGCAGTGGTCGGGCGGGACCCGCGTGCGTCCGGGGAGTTCCTGGAGGCCGCCGTGGTCGCGGGCCTCGCGAGTGCGGGCGTGGACGTCCTGCGCGTCGGCGTGCTGCCCACCCCCGCGGTCGCGTATCTCACCGGTGCGCTCGGCGCCGACCTCGGCGTCATGCTCTCGGCCAGCCACAACGCGATGCCGGACAACGGCATCAAGTTCCTCGCGCGCGGCGGCCACAAGCTCGACGACGAGCTGGAGGAGCGGGTCGAGGCCGTCTACGACGAGCACCGCACCGGCGCCCCCTGGAGCCGTCCGACCGGAGCCGGAGTCGGCCGCGTCAAGTCGTACGCCGAGGGCTTCGACCAGTACGTCGCCCACCTCATCGGTGTCCTGCCCAACCGTCTCGACGGGCTGAAGATCGTCCTGGACGAGGCGCACGGCGCCGCCGCCCGTGTCTCGCCCGAGGCCTTCTCGCGCGCCGGTGCCGAGATCATCACGATCGGCGCCGAGCCCAACGGCCTCAACATCAACGACGGCTGCGGCTCCACGCACCTGGGCCTTCTCAAGGCCGCCGTCGTCGAGCACGGCGCCGACCTCGGCATCGCGCACGACGGCGACGCCGACCGCTGCCTCGCCGTGGACCACACGGGCGCCGAGATCGACGGCGACCAGATCATGGCCGTACTCGCGCTGGCGATGCGGGAGCGTTCCGCACTGCGCTCCGACACCGTTGTCGCGACTGTCATGTCCAATCTGGGCTTCAAGCTGGCCATGGAGCGCGAGGGCCTGAACCTCATCCAGACCGCGGTCGGCGACCGTTACGTCCTGGAGGAGATGAAGCAGCACGGCTACGCCCTCGGTGGCGAGCAGTCCGGGCACGTGATCATCCTGGACCACGCCACCACCGGTGACGGCACCCTGACCGGCCTGATGCTGGCCGCCCGGGTCGCCCAGACCGGCCGTACGCTCCAGGACCTCGCGTCCGTCATGGAGCGACTGCCGCAGGTGCTCGTCAACGTGCCGGACGTCGACCGGTCGCGGGTGAGGACCTCCGCCGAACTGGCCGCCGCGGTCGCCGACGCCGAGCGCGAACTCGGCTCCACCGGACGGGTGTTGCTCCGTCCCTCGGGCACCGAGCCGCTCGTCCGCGTCATGGTCGAGGCCGCCGATATCGACCAGGCACGGTCGGTCGCCGGGCGGCTCGCGGATGTGGTGAAGTCGGCGCTCGGCTAG
- the rpsI gene encoding 30S ribosomal protein S9 encodes MAETTVEQPVEETETELVDIESYTTESEVPVEGEYTSESLAGRFGDPQPAAGLGRRKNAIARVRIVPGTGKWKINGRTLEDYFPNKVHQQEVNEPFKVLELEGRYDVIARISGGGVSGQAGALRLGVARALNEADVDNNRGALKKAGFLKRDDRAVERKKAGLKKARKAPQYSKR; translated from the coding sequence GTGGCCGAGACCACCGTTGAGCAGCCGGTCGAAGAGACCGAGACCGAGCTTGTCGACATCGAGAGCTACACCACCGAGTCCGAGGTGCCCGTCGAGGGCGAGTACACCTCGGAGTCGCTCGCGGGCCGCTTCGGCGACCCGCAGCCCGCGGCCGGCCTGGGCCGTCGCAAGAACGCCATCGCCCGCGTCCGGATCGTCCCGGGCACCGGCAAGTGGAAGATCAACGGTCGCACCCTTGAGGACTACTTCCCCAACAAGGTGCACCAGCAGGAAGTCAACGAGCCCTTCAAGGTGCTCGAGCTCGAGGGCCGCTACGACGTCATCGCCCGCATCTCGGGTGGCGGCGTCTCCGGTCAGGCCGGTGCGCTCCGTCTCGGTGTCGCCCGTGCGCTGAACGAGGCCGACGTGGACAACAACCGCGGCGCCCTCAAGAAGGCCGGCTTCCTCAAGCGCGACGACCGTGCGGTCGAGCGCAAGAAGGCCGGTCTCAAGAAGGCCCGTAAGGCCCCGCAGTACAGCAAGCGTTAA
- the rplM gene encoding 50S ribosomal protein L13 — protein MRTFSPKPGDITRQWYVIDAQDVVLGRLATTAANILRGKHKPIYAPHVDAGDFVIIINADKVHLSGNKKTQKLAYRHSGYPGGLRSVRYDELLAKNPEKAVEKAIRGMIPKNTLGRQVLSKLKVYSGDQHPHAAQQPVPFEITQVAQ, from the coding sequence GTGCGTACGTTCAGCCCTAAGCCCGGCGACATCACTCGCCAGTGGTACGTCATTGACGCCCAGGATGTCGTCCTGGGCCGTCTGGCCACCACTGCCGCGAACATCCTGCGGGGCAAGCACAAGCCGATCTATGCCCCCCACGTCGACGCCGGTGACTTCGTCATCATCATCAACGCCGACAAGGTGCACCTCTCGGGCAACAAGAAGACCCAGAAGCTGGCGTACCGCCACTCCGGGTACCCGGGTGGTCTGCGCTCCGTCCGTTACGACGAGCTGCTGGCCAAGAACCCCGAGAAGGCCGTCGAGAAGGCCATCCGGGGCATGATCCCCAAGAACACCCTGGGCCGTCAGGTGCTCTCGAAGCTGAAGGTCTACTCGGGCGACCAGCACCCGCACGCTGCCCAGCAGCCGGTGCCGTTCGAGATCACCCAGGTCGCGCAGTAG
- a CDS encoding polyprenol monophosphomannose synthase: MTNDVGADAAVTVVMPTYNEAGNLPRMAEAVLQLPLGGLHLKIVDDSSPDGTGRIADELAEKYNADGRRRMSVLHRTEKDGLGRAYTAGMGAALDEGAQYVVQMDADGSHPVEAVPQMLGTAVATGVGLVVGSRYVEGGALDEDWGVHRVLLSRFANRYARTVLGTKIRDITAGFNLWTAAALRDVDLATLDSAGYSFQVELKYKAVRAGHSAVEIPIRFEERTEGVSKMTLRTQLESAVVPIRLRMRNK, from the coding sequence ATGACGAACGACGTGGGGGCGGACGCGGCGGTCACGGTGGTGATGCCGACGTACAACGAGGCGGGGAACCTGCCGAGAATGGCCGAGGCGGTGCTGCAACTGCCGCTCGGCGGGCTGCACTTGAAGATCGTGGACGACTCCAGCCCGGACGGCACCGGGCGGATCGCCGACGAGCTCGCCGAGAAGTACAACGCCGACGGGCGGCGCCGTATGAGCGTGCTGCACCGCACCGAGAAGGACGGCCTGGGGCGGGCGTACACGGCGGGTATGGGCGCCGCGCTCGACGAGGGCGCGCAGTACGTGGTGCAGATGGACGCCGACGGCAGCCATCCCGTGGAGGCGGTGCCGCAGATGCTGGGCACGGCCGTGGCCACCGGGGTGGGGCTGGTCGTCGGCAGCCGGTACGTCGAGGGCGGCGCGCTCGACGAGGACTGGGGCGTGCACCGGGTCCTGCTGTCGCGGTTCGCGAACCGGTACGCGCGCACGGTGCTCGGCACGAAGATCCGGGACATCACCGCCGGGTTCAACCTGTGGACGGCGGCGGCTCTGCGCGATGTCGACCTGGCCACGCTGGACAGCGCGGGCTACAGCTTCCAGGTGGAGCTGAAGTACAAGGCCGTACGCGCAGGTCACAGCGCCGTCGAGATCCCGATCCGCTTCGAGGAGCGGACCGAGGGGGTCTCGAAGATGACGCTGCGCACGCAGCTGGAGTCGGCGGTGGTGCCGATCCGGCTGCGGATGAGGAACAAGTAG
- the truA gene encoding tRNA pseudouridine(38-40) synthase TruA, whose amino-acid sequence MSDEVEPGFVRVRLDLSYDGSEFSGWAKQAGGRRTVQGEIEDALRTVTRSRETTYELTVAGRTDAGVHARGQVAHVDLPEGLWAEHREKLLKRLAGRLSKDVRVWSLTEAPAGFNARFSAVWRRYAYRVTDNVGGVDPLLRNHVLWHDWPLDVDVMNEAAQKLVGEHDFAAYCKKREGATTIRTLQELSLVRGEDGIITATVRADAFCHNMVRSLIGALLFVGDGHRPADWPGKVLAAGVRDSAVHVVRPHGLTLEEVGYPADELLAARNKEARNKRSLPGAGCC is encoded by the coding sequence GTGAGTGACGAGGTAGAGCCCGGGTTCGTACGGGTGCGGCTGGACCTGTCGTACGACGGCAGTGAGTTCTCCGGGTGGGCCAAGCAGGCCGGGGGGCGGCGGACCGTGCAGGGCGAGATCGAGGACGCCCTGCGGACCGTGACGCGGTCCCGGGAGACGACGTACGAGCTGACCGTGGCCGGGCGCACGGACGCCGGGGTGCATGCGCGCGGGCAGGTGGCGCACGTCGACCTGCCGGAGGGGCTCTGGGCCGAGCACCGCGAGAAGCTGCTGAAGCGGCTCGCCGGGCGGCTGTCCAAGGATGTGCGGGTGTGGTCCCTCACCGAGGCCCCCGCCGGGTTCAACGCGCGGTTCTCGGCGGTGTGGCGGCGGTACGCCTACCGCGTCACCGACAACGTCGGGGGCGTCGACCCCCTGCTGCGCAATCACGTCCTCTGGCACGACTGGCCGCTGGACGTCGACGTCATGAACGAGGCTGCCCAAAAGCTCGTCGGGGAGCACGACTTCGCCGCGTACTGCAAGAAGCGCGAGGGCGCGACGACCATTCGTACGCTCCAGGAGCTGAGTCTCGTGCGGGGCGAGGACGGGATCATCACCGCGACCGTGCGGGCCGACGCCTTCTGCCACAACATGGTGCGCTCGCTCATCGGGGCGCTGCTGTTCGTGGGGGACGGGCACCGCCCGGCCGACTGGCCCGGGAAGGTGCTGGCCGCCGGCGTTCGCGACTCGGCCGTGCATGTCGTACGGCCGCACGGGCTGACGTTGGAGGAAGTCGGTTACCCCGCCGACGAGTTGCTGGCCGCGCGCAACAAGGAGGCGCGCAACAAGCGGAGCCTGCCCGGGGCCGGTTGCTGCTGA
- the rplQ gene encoding 50S ribosomal protein L17, translated as MPKPAKGARLGGSAAHEKLLLANLAKSLFEHGRITTTEAKARRLRPYAERLVTKAKKGDLHNRRQVLSVITDKSIVHTLFTEIGPRYENRPGGYTRITKIGNRRGDNAPMAVIELVEALTVAQQATGEAEAATKRAAKDTEAPKAEVVEDAAPAAAEGDESKDA; from the coding sequence ATGCCGAAGCCTGCCAAGGGTGCCCGTCTGGGCGGCAGCGCCGCGCACGAGAAGCTGCTCCTCGCGAACCTCGCGAAGTCGCTCTTCGAGCACGGCCGCATCACCACCACCGAGGCCAAGGCCCGCCGCCTGCGTCCCTACGCGGAGCGTCTGGTCACCAAGGCGAAGAAGGGCGACCTTCACAACCGCCGTCAGGTGCTCTCGGTGATCACGGACAAGAGCATCGTGCACACGCTCTTCACCGAGATCGGCCCGCGCTACGAGAACCGCCCGGGTGGCTACACCCGTATCACCAAGATCGGTAACCGCCGTGGCGACAACGCGCCCATGGCTGTCATCGAGCTGGTCGAGGCGCTGACCGTCGCGCAGCAGGCCACGGGTGAGGCCGAGGCCGCCACCAAGCGTGCCGCGAAGGACACCGAGGCCCCCAAGGCCGAGGTCGTCGAGGACGCTGCTCCGGCTGCCGCCGAGGGCGACGAGTCCAAGGACGCCTGA